One region of Flavobacterium sp. GSB-24 genomic DNA includes:
- a CDS encoding tail fiber domain-containing protein, giving the protein MKNKFLPLLFVLASYGAYSQVGIGTLKPNASTQLEVVASDKGILIPRVPLTGSTDATTIKNGNVNSLLVFNTETISDITPGYYYWYVDKWYRIAVSGEGTGIGTAEGNGIPGKKGDPGYPGKNINIYTDKITNTVYVQNSDGTWTPINGHNGATGATGPTGLTGATGATGATGATGATGATGADGATGATGATGATGATGATGATGATGATGATGATGADGATGADGATGATGATGATGATGATGATGATGATGATGATGATGATGATGADGATGADGATGATGATGATGATGATGATGADGATGATGATGATGATGATGATGTTGATGATGATGATGATGATGATGATGATGATGATGVTGATGATGATGATGATGATGATGATGATGATGATGATGATGATGATGVTGATGATGATGATGATGATGATGATGATGATGATGATGATGATGATGATGATGATGATGATGATGATGPSVPQTITKGSLLAGSSVVTVTGSGKVLDADITVDVVKKDLTTTTPDNGGKVLKVVSGTGATLVNAQVNMVPAVNAPGMLTTNKSGIIEWSSDMPWLLDGNDGNNGLDVEKKFGTITNFDIPFITNNTEKMRLTAKDGFLGINTNNPEARIHVVGNGGLTDDVIIESKGFSPLIQFRQATLASGQSIGGIWCGGNDSGMDKLSYLTATYLGTGTNKLSNMFLGTSGLTRMTIDQNGYVGIGTTSPVAGIHMVQDASDISNRSIFRISTYTSSATSYSPTIIFDRQRGSAASPAPLITGDALGSISMRGNTSSSALTVLSTIASYYKGSTATPKLSDLKFGTSDVADQMTIDENGNVYPRMGGTQNLGTATNRWAAVFAVNGTIQMSDIRFKKNITPLKYGLADVLKINPISYNWKDDNSGKVKIGVSAQEVQTILPEVVNVADDANKTLGVNYAEMVPVLINAIKEQQTQIEELKALVKQLADKK; this is encoded by the coding sequence ATGAAAAATAAATTTCTTCCTTTGCTTTTTGTGCTAGCCAGTTACGGTGCCTACTCACAAGTAGGTATTGGAACACTGAAGCCAAATGCATCAACACAGCTAGAAGTTGTTGCTTCAGATAAAGGAATTTTAATTCCTCGAGTTCCTTTAACAGGATCTACAGATGCCACAACAATTAAAAATGGAAATGTTAATAGTTTACTGGTTTTTAATACTGAAACCATTTCAGATATAACTCCAGGCTATTATTACTGGTATGTCGATAAATGGTATAGAATTGCAGTTTCTGGAGAAGGAACCGGTATAGGAACAGCAGAAGGCAATGGTATCCCAGGTAAAAAAGGCGATCCAGGTTATCCAGGTAAAAATATTAATATTTATACTGATAAAATAACTAATACAGTTTATGTACAAAATTCAGATGGTACTTGGACTCCTATTAATGGTCATAATGGAGCGACGGGAGCAACTGGCCCAACAGGATTGACTGGAGCGACGGGTGCAACTGGTGCGACTGGAGCAACTGGTGCGACTGGTGCAACTGGAGCAGATGGTGCGACTGGAGCTACGGGTGCGACTGGAGCAACGGGTGCAACGGGAGCGACTGGAGCGACTGGAGCAACGGGAGCAACGGGAGCGACTGGTGCAACTGGAGCAGATGGTGCAACTGGAGCAGATGGTGCGACTGGAGCAACGGGAGCAACGGGAGCAACGGGAGCAACGGGTGCGACTGGAGCGACTGGAGCAACGGGAGCAACGGGAGCGACTGGAGCAACGGGAGCAACGGGAGCGACTGGTGCAACTGGAGCAGATGGTGCAACTGGAGCAGATGGTGCGACTGGAGCAACGGGAGCAACGGGTGCGACTGGAGCAACGGGAGCGACTGGTGCAACTGGAGCAGATGGTGCGACTGGAGCAACTGGAGCCACTGGAGCAACTGGGGCAACTGGGGCTACGGGTGCAACTGGAACCACTGGTGCAACTGGGGCGACTGGTGCGACTGGAGCAACGGGTGCGACTGGAGCAACGGGTGCAACTGGCGCAACTGGAGCAACTGGTGCGACTGGAGCAACGGGTGTAACTGGAGCAACTGGCGCAACTGGAGCTACGGGTGCAACTGGAGCGACTGGTGCGACTGGAGCAACGGGTGCGACTGGTGCGACTGGAGCAACGGGTGCAACTGGCGCAACTGGAGCAACTGGTGCGACTGGAGCAACGGGTGTAACTGGAGCAACTGGTGCGACTGGAGCGACTGGAGCAACGGGTGCAACTGGAGCAACGGGTGCAACTGGGGCTACGGGTGCAACGGGAGCGACTGGAGCGACTGGAGCAACTGGGGCGACTGGTGCAACTGGAGCAACTGGGGCAACTGGGGCTACGGGTGCAACTGGGGCAACGGGTGCAACTGGAGCAACTGGGGCGACTGGGCCATCAGTTCCACAAACAATAACTAAAGGAAGTTTGTTAGCAGGAAGCTCTGTAGTTACAGTAACAGGAAGCGGTAAAGTATTAGATGCAGATATTACTGTTGATGTTGTAAAGAAAGATCTTACTACTACAACACCTGATAATGGCGGGAAGGTATTAAAAGTTGTTTCAGGAACTGGTGCTACACTTGTAAATGCACAAGTAAACATGGTTCCCGCAGTAAACGCACCAGGAATGCTTACTACAAACAAATCAGGAATAATTGAATGGTCGTCGGATATGCCTTGGTTATTAGATGGTAACGACGGTAATAATGGCTTGGATGTAGAAAAAAAATTCGGTACCATCACTAATTTTGATATTCCATTTATTACTAATAATACCGAAAAAATGCGTTTAACAGCAAAAGATGGTTTCTTAGGTATTAACACAAACAATCCAGAAGCCAGAATACACGTAGTAGGAAATGGCGGACTTACGGATGATGTAATCATAGAATCAAAAGGATTCTCCCCATTAATTCAGTTTAGACAAGCTACCTTGGCTTCTGGTCAATCAATAGGAGGAATATGGTGTGGAGGAAATGATTCAGGTATGGACAAATTGAGTTATCTGACTGCTACTTATTTAGGCACTGGAACTAACAAACTTAGTAATATGTTTTTAGGAACCTCTGGATTAACAAGGATGACTATTGATCAAAACGGTTATGTGGGTATTGGAACAACTTCTCCAGTTGCAGGTATACATATGGTACAAGATGCTTCTGATATTAGCAATAGAAGTATTTTTAGAATATCAACTTATACCTCATCAGCTACATCGTATTCGCCTACTATAATTTTTGACAGACAGCGTGGTTCTGCCGCATCTCCTGCTCCTTTAATAACTGGAGATGCCTTAGGATCAATAAGTATGAGAGGAAATACGAGTAGTAGCGCATTAACTGTTTTATCAACAATTGCAAGTTATTATAAAGGTTCTACAGCAACACCTAAATTGAGTGATTTAAAATTTGGAACATCGGATGTAGCCGATCAAATGACAATAGATGAAAACGGGAATGTTTATCCTAGAATGGGTGGTACACAAAATTTAGGTACAGCTACAAATAGATGGGCAGCTGTTTTCGCAGTTAACGGTACAATTCAAATGTCAGATATTCGTTTTAAGAAAAACATTACACCGCTTAAATACGGCTTAGCTGATGTGCTTAAAATTAATCCTATTTCTTATAACTGGAAAGATGACAATAGTGGAAAAGTAAAAATTGGAGTATCAGCACAGGAAGTACAGACTATTTTACCTGAAGTGGTAAATGTCGCTGATGATGCCAATAAAACACTTGGTGTTAACTATGCTGAAATGGTTCCAGTTTTAATTAATGCTATAAAAGAGCAACAAACTCAAATCGAAGAGTTAAAAGCTTTGGTAAAACAATTAGCTGATAAAAAATAA
- the pth gene encoding aminoacyl-tRNA hydrolase yields MIKWVIKLFSSTPKEENIDNMKKYLIVGLGNIGAEYVNTRHNIGFKVLDFLAKKEGLSFETVKLGSMAEYKFKGRTFFLLKPNTYMNLSGKAVKYWMDKENIPLENILVITDDLNLSFGTIRIKPKGSDGGHNGLKNINLVLNTQQYTRFRFGISDQFKKGQQIDYVLGEWNEEEESKLPERLETSAEIIKTFGTAGLENTMTTFNGK; encoded by the coding sequence ATGATAAAATGGGTAATAAAACTGTTTTCATCAACACCAAAAGAAGAGAACATAGATAATATGAAAAAATATTTAATCGTAGGATTAGGAAATATCGGAGCCGAATATGTAAACACCAGACATAATATCGGGTTTAAAGTGCTTGATTTTTTAGCTAAAAAAGAAGGTCTATCATTTGAAACTGTAAAACTCGGTTCAATGGCAGAATATAAGTTTAAGGGAAGAACTTTTTTTCTTTTAAAACCAAACACTTATATGAACTTAAGTGGTAAAGCCGTAAAATATTGGATGGACAAAGAAAACATTCCGTTAGAGAATATTCTTGTCATTACAGATGATCTAAACCTTTCATTTGGAACCATCCGAATTAAGCCAAAAGGAAGCGATGGCGGTCATAATGGTCTTAAAAACATAAATTTAGTTCTGAATACACAACAATACACTCGTTTTAGATTTGGTATAAGTGATCAATTTAAAAAAGGGCAGCAAATAGATTATGTTTTAGGAGAGTGGAATGAAGAAGAAGAGTCAAAATTACCAGAACGTTTAGAGACTTCGGCAGAAATTATCAAAACTTTTGGGACAGCAGGATTAGAAAATACCATGACTACTTTCAATGGAAAATAA
- a CDS encoding superoxide dismutase: MAFELPQLPYAYDALEPHIDARTMEIHHTKHHNAYTTNLNAAIAGTDLEGKTIENILINLDKSNAAVRNNGGGFYNHNLFWTVMSPNGGGLPTGDLLEAIEASFGSFDEFKAKFAKAGATQFGSGWAWLTVQKGGKLEVVGTPNQDNPLMPEVAGNGGTPILGMDVWEHAYYLNYQNRRPDYIEAFFSVINWTEVARRFALDK, encoded by the coding sequence ATGGCTTTTGAATTACCACAATTACCTTATGCATATGACGCATTAGAACCACATATTGATGCTCGTACAATGGAAATCCACCATACTAAACATCACAATGCATATACGACAAATCTTAATGCGGCTATCGCTGGAACAGATTTAGAAGGAAAAACAATCGAGAATATCTTGATCAACTTAGATAAATCTAATGCGGCAGTTCGTAATAATGGTGGAGGTTTTTACAACCACAATTTATTCTGGACAGTAATGTCACCAAACGGAGGTGGATTACCAACAGGAGATTTATTAGAAGCAATTGAAGCTTCTTTTGGATCATTTGATGAATTTAAAGCAAAATTTGCTAAAGCTGGTGCAACACAATTCGGTTCAGGATGGGCTTGGTTAACAGTTCAAAAAGGAGGGAAATTAGAAGTTGTAGGTACTCCAAATCAAGATAATCCATTAATGCCAGAAGTTGCTGGAAACGGTGGAACTCCAATCTTAGGAATGGATGTTTGGGAACATGCTTACTATTTAAACTACCAAAACAGAAGACCAGATTATATTGAAGCTTTCTTTAGTGTAATTAACTGGACAGAAGTAGCTAGAAGATTTGCTTTAGACAAATAG